The following proteins are encoded in a genomic region of Dyadobacter sp. UC 10:
- a CDS encoding response regulator transcription factor, whose protein sequence is MIRVLLYDDVEQFRETMALLLDGTEEFAIVGKFGNCEDAAADVALLKPDVVLMDIDMPGASGIDGVRMIRKRNQQVKIIMLTVFDDNRNIYDAIRFGANGYVLKKSNPSAIISAIRDVNEGGAPMNSSIATQVLQMFAGMSPGDENYGLSEKEKAVLKSLVDGNSYKMVAAALNISIDTVRTHIRNIYEKLQVNSKSEAVAKALKNRIV, encoded by the coding sequence ATGATACGCGTACTACTTTACGACGATGTGGAGCAATTCCGCGAAACGATGGCCCTGCTGCTCGACGGCACAGAGGAATTTGCTATTGTCGGGAAATTCGGGAACTGCGAAGATGCCGCTGCCGACGTGGCACTCCTCAAACCGGACGTGGTGCTGATGGACATTGATATGCCCGGTGCCAGCGGCATCGATGGCGTGCGGATGATCCGCAAGAGAAACCAGCAGGTCAAAATCATCATGCTCACCGTATTCGACGATAACCGTAACATTTACGATGCGATCCGCTTCGGCGCCAATGGTTATGTGTTAAAAAAAAGCAACCCCTCCGCCATTATCAGCGCGATCCGCGACGTGAACGAAGGCGGCGCGCCGATGAATTCATCTATTGCCACGCAGGTGCTTCAAATGTTTGCCGGCATGTCGCCAGGCGACGAAAACTACGGTCTTTCCGAAAAAGAAAAGGCAGTACTCAAATCGCTGGTCGACGGCAATAGCTATAAAATGGTGGCAGCTGCATTGAATATCTCCATTGACACCGTGCGGACCCACATCCGCAACATTTATGAAAAATTGCAGGTGAACTCCAAAAGCGAGGCCGTGGCCAAAGCCCTCAAAAACCGGATCGTGTAG